In Campylobacter mucosalis, a single window of DNA contains:
- a CDS encoding type II toxin-antitoxin system PemK/MazF family toxin, with the protein MKRYEIYFVALDPTIGAEIQKTSPCVIISPPELDYLKTRLIAPITSKGFEAPYRIKIKLLDKDGLILCDKIRCVSTSRLVSKITELDTKSVKALKSVLKKMF; encoded by the coding sequence ATGAAGCGATATGAGATATACTTTGTCGCCCTTGACCCAACAATAGGGGCAGAGATACAAAAAACCAGCCCCTGTGTCATCATCTCGCCACCAGAGCTTGACTATCTAAAAACTAGGCTAATAGCACCAATAACCAGCAAAGGATTTGAGGCACCATATCGTATCAAAATAAAACTACTTGACAAAGACGGACTTATCTTGTGTGATAAAATCAGGTGTGTTAGCACAAGTAGGCTCGTTTCAAAAATCACAGAGCTTGACACAAAAAGCGTCAAAGCCCTAAAATCCGTGCTAAAAAAGATGTTTTAA
- a CDS encoding AbrB/MazE/SpoVT family DNA-binding domain-containing protein: protein MTTNLIQIGNSQGIRLPKSIIEQFGFDKISLEILKEGVLLKPVKEDDITDWDTPELRKAANDEKTCDFGTIDLDEWEW from the coding sequence ATGACGACAAATTTAATACAAATAGGCAACTCACAAGGCATAAGACTACCTAAAAGCATAATTGAGCAGTTTGGGTTTGATAAAATTTCACTTGAAATTTTAAAAGAGGGGGTTTTACTAAAACCAGTTAAAGAAGACGACATAACTGACTGGGATACGCCAGAGCTAAGAAAGGCTGCCAATGATGAAAAAACGTGCGATTTTGGCACGATAGACTTAGATGAGTGGGAGTGGTGA